In Drosophila simulans strain w501 chromosome 3R, Prin_Dsim_3.1, whole genome shotgun sequence, a single window of DNA contains:
- the LOC27206800 gene encoding uncharacterized protein LOC27206800 — protein MSSRLVSLWILILSLSYSKVTPAYGRGYQLEINHPDGSAFRRESVIADTDGNSELDGEIKQRFPAPHEGWLLLSYKIGSKGYNIRYSYKADSDISVVPMVAKNETFSIKRIGVNALKSTAG, from the exons ATGTCTTCCAGACTAGTATCTCTG TGGATTCTCATCCTGAGCTTGAGTTACTCAAAAGTCACACCAGCCTACGGCAGGGGCTACCAGCTGGAGATCAATCATCCAGATGGATCGGCTTTTCGACGGGAATCGGTAATCGCAGATACTGACGGAAATTCAGAGCTCGATGGGGAGATTAAGCAAAGGTTCCCAGCGCCGCATGAAGGATGGTTACTGCTCTCCTACAAAATCGGATCCAAAGGATACAACATACGATACTCCTACAAGGCGGACAGTGACATTTCCGTAGTGCCGATGGTGGCTAAAAACGAAACATTCTCTATAAAACGAATCGGAGTAAACGCTCTGAAGTCGACTGCAGGttga